A single genomic interval of Nonomuraea rubra harbors:
- the trpS gene encoding tryptophan--tRNA ligase: MNDVVLTGDRPTGPLHLGHYFGSLANRVLLQDLHPMYVLIADYQVITDRDVPGEIRRHTTELLLDYLAVGVDPAKVTIFQHSAIPELNQLLLPFLSLVSVSELRRNPTVKDEIAHSSQSAVSGLMFTYPVHQAADILFCKGTLVPVGRDQLPHLEVARLVARRFNERYGEVFPLPEAMMGAQPLLRGLDGGKMSKSRGNAIALSATEDETAALIRKARTDAERLITFDEERRPEVANLLTLAGLCLDRRPAELAEEIGDGGAVTLKRVVTEAVNEFLRPIRKRRAELDEGDVRRILAEGNERARERAVRTLGEVQAAMGF, encoded by the coding sequence ATGAACGACGTGGTGCTGACCGGTGACCGGCCGACGGGGCCGCTGCATCTGGGCCACTATTTCGGCTCGCTGGCCAACCGGGTCCTGCTGCAGGACCTCCATCCCATGTACGTGCTGATCGCCGACTACCAGGTGATCACCGACCGCGACGTGCCGGGCGAGATCCGGCGGCACACGACCGAGCTGCTGCTCGACTACCTGGCGGTCGGCGTCGACCCGGCCAAGGTGACGATCTTCCAGCACAGCGCGATCCCCGAGCTGAACCAGCTGCTGCTGCCGTTCCTGAGCCTGGTGTCGGTGTCCGAGCTGCGGCGCAACCCCACGGTGAAGGACGAGATCGCGCACAGCTCCCAGTCGGCCGTGAGCGGCCTGATGTTCACCTATCCGGTGCACCAGGCGGCCGACATCCTGTTCTGCAAGGGCACGCTGGTGCCCGTCGGCAGGGACCAGCTCCCGCACCTGGAGGTGGCGCGGCTGGTGGCGCGCCGCTTCAACGAGCGGTACGGCGAGGTGTTCCCGCTGCCCGAGGCCATGATGGGCGCCCAGCCGCTGCTGAGGGGGCTCGACGGCGGCAAGATGAGCAAGAGCCGCGGCAACGCGATCGCGCTCTCGGCGACCGAGGACGAGACCGCCGCCCTCATCCGCAAGGCCCGCACCGACGCGGAGCGGCTGATCACGTTCGACGAGGAGCGCAGGCCCGAGGTGGCCAACCTGCTCACGCTGGCCGGGCTGTGCCTGGATCGCCGGCCGGCCGAGCTGGCCGAGGAGATCGGCGACGGCGGCGCCGTCACGCTCAAGCGGGTGGTCACGGAGGCGGTCAACGAGTTCCTGCGGCCGATCAGGAAGCGCCGGGCCGAGCTGGATGAGGGCGACGTCAGGCGGATCCTGGCCGAGGGGAACGAGCGGGCCCGCGAGCGCGCGGTCCGCACGCTGGGGGAGGTGCAGGCCGCGATGGGGTTCTAG